cccctcAGTAACTTCTACAGGAACAGGCCCTACTGCTGGTAACACTGTTACCctgcatgtctatgtatatatatatatatatatatatatatatatatatatatatatatatatacccctcAGGAACAGGCCCTACTGCTGGTAACACTGTTACCctgcatgtctatgtatatatatacccCTCAGTAACTTCTACAGGAACAGGCTCATTGTATACCTGCATGTATACATCTACCTATCCCCATCCTCTCAAGTCTGACCCCTCTACCCTGTGAAACTACAGCTACTGAGCCTGTGATCTAAACCTGTACCTTGTCCCTGTGTCCAGTGTTTGTTGTTCCTCGTTCCTCTCTACAAGTCCTTACCCTGCAAGGAACCCCCCTCCCCAGCCCCCTCAAATCACAtcacattgtatttgtcacatgcaccgaatacaacaggtgtagaccttaccgtgaaatacttacttacaagcccttaaccaacagtgcagttcaagaaatagagttaagtcaatatttactaaataaactcaaGTTTGAAAAAAAATGAacccatatgtgtgtgtgtgtgtgtgtgtgtgtgtgtgtgtgtgtgtgtgtgtgtgtgtgtgtgtgtgtgtgtctccatagGAGTATAAGCGTAAGCAGATTGAGGAACAACGTCAAGCCGAGAGACTACAGAGACAGTTACAACAGGAGGTAACACTTGGTCCTTATCATGATGTCATATAACAATGTTGTTGAATAATTGAAGAGATGGTAAACTGTTGTCTATTTGTCTTGTAGAGAGCCTACCTGGTGTCTctacaacaacagcagcaacaacaacaacaaaaccaagATGGCCGACCAGGCGAGAAGAAACCGTTGTATCACTATAAAGACTCAGCTAGTCCTACTGACAAACCTGCATGGGCtaaagaggtacacacacacacacacacacacacacacactggcctggtGTCTACACTGATAGTTTCTACAGACAGAAGCAGAAGGGTTCGAGAGAAGATGCTGGAGAGACTCTGGTCTCTGGACAACATTCATAACTGGTTCATGAGTACAGTCTCAGTCCAACTACAACATTGTCTGTGTAGTGGTGCATACAGTGTGGATTGGAACAAGATATTGTGTTCTTCTGTTACAGTTCTcgcgtgtgtttttatatttgatgtgtgtgtttgaagAGTGTGCCTGTGTGAATTGGTCTGTctcttcacgtgtgtgtgtgtgtgtgtgtgtgtgtgtgtgtgtgtgtgtgtgtgtgtgtgtgtgtgtgtgtgtgcttgtgtttaaCTTCTGCCCCACCTTGTCTCCAGGTCCTGAAGCAGCAGACACACCCCCAGAGCCACTCACCCCGCCCATTCCTCAGACAAAGCCACTCCTTCAACCAACCTTCATACTCCATTCCCTCCCACGCCAACCTCCCTCGCCGAGCCCCCTCCaaccccacccctccccctcaCATCCGTATCTCCCTGGAGACCAGGGATCTAGTAGATCCCGTTGTGAAACAGGAGATCAAGCAGCAGGTTAGAGAGATGAGAGCTCAGAAAGCCGGTCAGAGGGTGttaagacagaaagaaagaatacGCAATACCAGAGCCAACCACCAGGGGgtagtacaacacaacaaccggGGGCCAATAGGGCCTAGCCCAGCCGGTCAGAAGGCTGGTCAGCAAGACCAAGGACGCAGTCCCAGACCTAAACACCAAGGGCCACAACACAACCCCAACCAGGGGCCACAGCATAATGGGAAGGGACAACAGGCTGGCTTTAACCGaggccccagccctaaccccaaccAATCCCGAAAAGAGAGCCCCATCTCTAATCCCCAAGCCCCTAACCAAGAGGCTCTCAATGGGCCAGTCTGGGCACCCTGCTCCAGCCCCAACCAGGGACATAACCTGGGGGTAAAAGACCAGGTGCAGATATTGGTCAGTGGCCGTAGTGGCAGCTCCATCTCCCCCTGTCGTAGAATAGACATAGAAGTAAATGACATAGATGTAGAAAtagactcctcttcctcctctcattcTAATTCTTctttcctctacccctctcctgatCATGATCTTAGAGGCAGCTCTCTGTTTCCCTGTCGCATAGAAGATGTAGAAATAGATGAACTAGATATAGAAATGGAGGAACTAGAAAAGAGGGAGTTCGATTGTTGGAggtatggagaggaggagagggaatggagggaaaggggtagagagggaggtgtgGGGGGGTTGAGGATGGCTTCCAGCCATGAGAGTCTGTTGGGATCCTATGGGGGTCATACGAACTCTGACCTCTACCCccgacccctaacccctgacctctcagcCTCTGCACCGGCAGGCCGGCTACGCCCTTTCCTGTCCTCCAATCACAATCACTTACTGGTTCCTGAATCCTCCAAGCAGAGTCAGTTCCTCCAAGTCCCCGGTTGGGCACCTCCCCCTCTGAACAGAGTGAGATCAGAGGTCACTGATGATGATGAGGTCACGACCTCTAACCTGGACCTATACTCCTCTGTGCCAATTAACATGCTCAGATCACACCTGGCCAAGGCCATGCCCATCAGACCCAAGcagtcatccctctctttctccccccttcgTTCTCCTGGTAAGAGCTCAGGTCCTCTGAAACAGTTAGTTTTAGCCTTAACTTGGATGGGCCTCTCGCCCCGAGGGTCACCTAGAACCTCACCCCAAACCTCAGCCAGAATCTCCCCCTCACACTCCCGACCTGAGTCCCCATGTCATTTCTCCCTCAATTCCCCTCCAGCTCCATTCTACCACTCCCAGTATCTCACACCCTGCTCCTCCCCCTACCTGACCCCTATGtgttctcctcacccctctcccggTGGCTCCCCCTTCGGCTCCCAGTCCCAGCTCACTATCAGACCACTAGCTGCTAGCcactagccacacacacacacacacacacacgcacacacgcacacacacacacacacacgcacacacgcacacacacacacacacacacacgcacgcacgcacgcacacgcacacgcacacgcacacgcacacacacacacacacacacacacacacacacacacacacacacacacacacacacacgcacatacatatTCTTTATTATATTTGTAGTTAAAACAAAATATTATACATTTTCTATATTTTATACTATTTTGTACTACAACATTGTTCCAACTTCGTATAGCTCAGTGGGTTCATCCTTACCCACCTACCTCCGATAGTCCCCCATCCAATCAAACCAGTTGGGTCATCCTTACCCACCTACCTCCGATAGTCCCCCATCCAATCAAACCAGTTGGGTCATCCTTACCCACCTACCTCCGATAGTCCCCCATCCAATCAAACCAGATATCAAGAAGAACCAGGCCCCCCACAGGCTGCCTCAGCTCCCCCTACCCCAAACACCCTACAATCCCTTGGAGCCAACTGCCCCTTGATCTGGAGGGTGATGATGTCACAGCAAGGACTCCATATGTATCACATCCTGTTTACGGTCAGTTAGCCAATTGCAGTTCAGCTTGGTGGTGGGTGCTGGCTAATCAGGTCTCAGCTGGGTGAATGCCAATCAGGAATGGCAATCAGGTCTCAGCTTGGTGCTGGGTAGAGACCAATCAGGACTCACTTTAGTGCTGGCCAATCGGTGGTGGACTATATTTTCTCTGGGATCAAAGACCAACATGGATTCTCAACATTTCAGATTCTCTTTTCTGATAGAATGATACGCTCCAAttccacctctcctccatccccctctccgcctctcctccatccccctctctgcctctcctccatccccctctctgcctctcctccatccccctctccgcctctcctccatccccctctctgcctctcctccatccccctctccgcctctcctccatcccccctctctgcctctcctccatccccctctccgcctctcctccatccccctctctgcctctcctccatccccctctccgcctctcctccatccccctctccgcctctcctccatccccctctccacctctcctccatccccctctctgcctctcctccatccccctctctacctctcctccatccccctctctgcctctcctccatccccctctctgcctctcctccatccccctctccgcctctccttcatccccctctcctccatccccctctctgcctctcctccatccccctctctgcctctcctccatccccctctctgcctctcctccatccccctctctgcctctcctcatccccctctctgcctctcctccatccccctctctgcctctcctccatctccctctccgcctctcctcattccccctctccgcctctcctccatccccctctccgcctctcctccatccccctctctgcctctcctccatccccctctctgcctctcctccatccccctctctgcctctcctccatcctctcctccatccccctctctgcctctcctccatccccctctctgcctctcctcatcccccctctctgcctctcctccatccgcctctcctccatccccctctctgcctctcctccatccccctctctgcctctcctccatccccctctctgcctctcctccatccccctctctgcctctcctcatcctcctctctgcctctcctccatccgcctctcctccatccccctctctgcctctcctccatcccccctctctgcgtctcctccacccccctctctgcctctcctccatccccctctctgcctctcctccatccccctctccgcctctcctccatccccctctctgcctctcctccatccccctctccgcctctcctcattccccctctccgcctctcctccatcccccctctccgcctctcctccatccccctctccgcctctcctccaaccccctctccgcctctcctccatccccctctccgcctctcctccatccccctctcctgctctcctccatccccctctccgcctctcctccatccccctctccgcctctcctccatccccctctccgcctctcctccatccccctctccgcctctcctccatccccctctccgcctctcctccatccccctctccgcctctcctccatccccctctccgcctctcctccatccccctctccacctctcctccatccccctctccgcctctcctccatccccctctccgcctctcctccatccccctcctcgtCCTCtcttcgtccgtctgtctgtctatcagttGAATTTAGAAAACGTTGTTTAGATGCAGCAGCTGGCGCAATtaaccttcctccctctctctctctctcgcgccctctctctatctccccttctctctccatctctctgttccaGCTTGTAGAGGAGTACCAGTTGATTCTAACCATTAATTGCATGATTGATTGCTCGGATCAACATGCACTGATGAGCCTGCCTCAGTGCCTCTAGATCACTGTAGACAACACCGTATTAACCTGTTGGTAATGTCCAGTtattctaataataataatgatgtgtGTCAGGTGGAGGAGCGCTCCAAGCTGAACAGACAGAGTTCTCCGGCGCTGCAGCATAAGGCCGTCTCCAGCCGGGTCTCTGAGGCCTCCCTGCCTCCTCGCTCCGAGTCCTTCAGCACTGCAGGGATGCAGCCGGCCCGCACCCCACCAACACACCGCCCAGTTGAACCacaggtgtgtgtctgtccctcctgtcgtctgtctgtctgtctctctgtgtgtgggtgttgacAATTACaaatatacaatatacacacaACATATAATTGTATTTCATATCGCATACTACTATGCTGTAGCCTATAGTACAGTCAACAAGCAGTATGTCTATCTGATGGAATTAGAAAATGAGAACCGACATTCCCATAATTCAGTGTtttatctcattctctctctctagatggctCACCTGATTCCAGTGAAGACCATGACAGGCTCTCAGTCTCTGCAGGAGAGCACAGGAGGAGAGGCgggggggatgaggaggagaggggaggaggggggcggCATGCCCCCCCGTCAGAACTCTGACCCCACCTCTGACTCTAACCCCGCCCCTCCACCTCGTACCACTAGCCGAGAGGACGATGAGCTTCCTCCTAAGGTCCCTCAGAGAACCACCTCCATCTCCCCAGCCCTGATGAGGAAAAACTCCCCCAACGGACAGGGACTCATacgagacaggtgtgtgtgtgtgtgtgtgtgtgtgtgtgtgtgtcagggtcgggctcaattccatttaaattccattGAAGTCAGGAAGTGCACTGAAATTGCTTTTCACGTCAATGCTTTTCAATGGGGAATTGGAATTAGGTTTACTTTCTGAAATGAAATggcattgaccccaaccctggtgttTGTGTGCTGTGTATgtattaacagtgtgtgtgtgtgtatttacagtgtgtgtgtgtgtatttacagtgtgtgtgtgttctttcagTAATCCAGACCTGAGAGCATCAGAGTTGTGTCTGGATACTGCTCTACAGAGgtcctctcactcctcctcctcatcctcacctTCGTCACAGAGaggtacacacatacaaacacacacacacacacacacacacacacacacacacacacacacacacacacacacacacacacacacacacacacacacaaacacacacacacacacacacacacacacacatatatatgtgacTGATGAATACATGTATTTGTCTATTGATacgctttgtgaatgttgatgcTGACTCCTCCCTTATGCTGTGATAGATCCACCAGTCCAGGAGACCTCCCCCCCAGCAGAAGCCAATCAGGAGGTCAGGATCAGACCGGAGGAGGGGCGAGACTCAGGCAGACCCAGCAGACCTGCCGTgagtaacacacactcacacgcaaacacactccTCGATTCTTTCTGGGAGTCAGGCTTTCTCCTCTTCTGCTACTTatgtttctctcttcttctccctctctttctccttccttctctcctcctcaatcTCTTCTGCTGTTCATCCCCTTCTCCTATCAGAGCTATAAGAAAGCCATAGATGAGGTTAGTGACCTCccccttttatctctctctctctctctgtctctctgtctctgttctctctctgttctctgtataaCCAGTATGACCCATTCATTCAGGGTTTTAACATCACTTTGGAGGTCTGACCAAGTCAGAATTTTGGAATTCTGAATTATGTGTGTGAATTGAAGTGTCAGGGAGCTGATAGCATTTAGCCTGGTggttagtctagtggttagagcattgggccagttgccagttaccgaaaggttgctggattgaatccctgagctgacaaggtaaaaatctgtcgttcttcccctgaacaaggcagttaacccactgttccccggtaggccgtcattgtaaataagaatttgatcttaactgatttgcctagttaaataaaggttcaataaatacaaaaaaagatCTCTTTCTCTTCATTACTCTGTGCACATGGTTTCTTTTAGGAGGAACTGGTGTGTGTGGTTTAGGAAGAGCTTGTGGAGGTCCACCCTGTCTGCATTAATTGGTTTGGTCCAGTGGTTGGGGGGAATGGGGCTGTGAGACTGGGCCATCTGGTAGCATGGGGGTGTTTGCTAGATGGATACAGACATGGATGTTACCTCCTTTATTTTTTAGAAGCTTGTGTTTTGATTTATTGGTTTATGACATCTTTGTTTTAGCTAGTCTTTTCCTAGGAAATCTTTCTCCAGAGTTCACAAATGTTTATTTGACGTGAAGTTATTGATGCTGATAGTTTATCTCATTCTGTCCGTCTCTCAGTTCCCCCTATGTCTCTGTTAATTGGACTCTCCCAACCCTCTTGACTGTTAGAGAATACGAAGTGGAATCACTACATTAATCAATATTCGGGCtcaaatttgtatttattttcgctttctctctctctctctctctctttaggacCTAAGTGCGCTGGCTAAGGAGCTGAGAGagttgagggtagaggagagcagtagaccTCCAGTGAAGGTGAGAAAGGTAATGTTTGTGACAAAGCATATCCACTTTCAGACATTATACCTTCATAGTGTACACTTTCAGACAGTATACCTTCATAGTGTACACTTTCAGACAGTATACCTTCATAGTGTACACTTTCAGGCAGTATACCTTCATAGTGTACACTTTCAGACAGTATACCTTCATAGTGTACACTTTCAGGCAGTATACCTTCATGGTGTACACTTTCAGACAATATACCTTCATAGTGTACACTTTCAGACAGTATACCTTCATGGTGTACACTTTCAGACAGTATACCTTCATAGTGTACACTTTCAGACAGTATACCTTCATAGTGTACACTTTCAGACAGTATACCTTCATGGTGTACACTTTCAGACAGTATACCTTCATGGTGTACACTTTCAGACAGTATACCTTCATAGTGTACACTTTCAGACAGTATACCTTCATAGTGTACACTTTCAGACAGTATACCTTCATAGTGTACACTTTCAGACAATATACCTTCAAAATAAAGGTGATAGATGGGATTCTATTATCCCTGTTTCCAAGGTGACAGACTACTCATCCTCGAGTGAGGAGCGGTCAGAGAGCAGTGACGAGGACGGAGAGACGGGGCAAGATGGGACGGTGGCTgtcatgtaagtgtgtgtgtgtatttaacaCAGATGTGTGTATACTAGGCCATCAATTTACAGTTGTAGTGAGTTGTATGTAAGGggtctgacgtgtgtgtgtgtgttgcaggccgCAGCAGGGTGAAGCATATGGAGGTTTGACTGAAGAACCTCTGGCAGGCTCcttcaacacaacacaggacagcacTCTGATCATGACAGAGGTGAGACACGCGCGTGCACAcccgcacacgcacgcacgcatgcaccgACATACAACTtagctttctgtctctctctctgtctctctctctgtctctctctctgtctctctctctctcaggcggaggagaggaggagggcaccAGGCCATGGTGAGAGTAACGGGTTCCATAGCAACCATCACGGCAGCGGTAACCAAGGCAATCTCCCTGACCTGGTCCAGCAgagctcctcctcttcaccctcaaCCCTGGATGCACTGAaagaggtaaacacacacacacacacacacacacacacacacacacacacacacacacacacacacacacacacacacacatacatacaatgattctttagtttTTGTCTACAGTTGTGCTCATTGCTTGGTTTCTTTCCAGCAATTTGGATCTAAAGCCTCCTTCTCCCCATTCGGTGACCCACGGTCCTATCAGACCTCCCCTACTGAAGATGAGGAAGAGAGCTCAGCTGgtaatgttgtgttgttattGTAAGGTTATTCTTTGgttgctgtaatgttgtgtttatgttattgtAAGGTTGTAATGTAGTGTAAACGTCCTATTTTCCACATGTACAAGTGTTAATTAATACATGTGTAAAATAGAGACACCCTCGGTGagcggggtcacggccagggtcaacGGCGACCTTAGAGAAATTATGGTTAAgtgcttgctcaagggcacagcagcagatgtttcaccttgtctgctcagggattcaaacaagcaaccttttggttaatgGCCCAAGGCTCTACActcaaggctacctgcctccactaTACTATAACGTTGTTCTGTGGTTTCAGGTCTGTTCACCAGTGAGTTGCTGCATCAGGAGCAGGCCAGACTAGCCGAGGCCAGAAAGATCAGCGTGGTCAACGTGAACCCAACCAACATACGACCTCACAGTGACACGCCTGAGATACGCAAATACAAGAAGCGCTTCAACTCTGAGATACTGTGTGCTGCTCTCTGGGGTAAGAAACCCCAGATATTCTCACACaaatgtgaacacacacacacacatgcaaagtcTCTCACACACATGAATACACGCACTTATGCAACTCACTCGTGTCTATtcccacatacacactgacaatgaataatctctctctgtctctttgaaactctcccctctctctctctctctctctccccctctctctcctccctctctctctctctccccctctctctctctctctctctctctcccctctctctctctttctctaccccctctctctctctctctctccccccctctctctccctctctgtctctctcccctctctctctctttctctaccccctctctcccctctctctctctctctctctctcccccctctctctccctctctgtctctctcccctctctctctctttctctaccccctctctccccctctctcccgtctctctctctctctctctctctctctctctctctctctctctctctctctctctctgtctctctaggtgtGAACCTGCTGGTGGGGACAGAGAATGGTTTGATGTTGCTTGACCGTAGCGGTCAGGGGAAGGTCTATAACCTGATAACCAGGAGACGCTTCCTACAGATGGATGTCCTGGAGGGACTTAATGTCCTGGTTACTATATCAGGTATTACAGACTGACCGCAGTAGGACCATTACATAACCGCAACATGACCACAGAGGGAGAACGTTGCTCTGTTAGTtaaagaactggaggcctgtagAACATCTCTGTTCTGATAAAGAGacatctctgttttctctctctctctctctctctccccttatctattgcctctcgctctctccctccctccctccctccctccctccctctcccccccccagGGAAGAAGAATAAGTTGCGTGTGTACTACCTGTCCTGGCTGAGGAACAGGATACTCCACAACGACCCAGAGGTGGAGAAGAAGCAGGGCTGGGTCACTGTAGGAGAGCTGGAGGGCTGCGTACACTACAAAGTCGGTAcggaactctctctcctctctctgtgtgtgtgtgtgtgtgtgtgtgtgtgtgtgtgtgtgtgtgtgtgtgtgtgtgtgtgtgtgtgtgtgtgtgtgtgtgtgtgtgtgtgtgtgtgtgttattgactctcttgtgtgtgtgtgtgtgtgtgtgtgtgtgtgtgtgtgtgtgtgtgtgtgtgtgtgtgtgtgtgtgtgtgtgtgtgtgtgtgtgtgtgtgtgtgtgtgtgtgtgtgtgtgtgtgtgtgtgtgtgtgtgtgtgtgtgtgtgtgtgtgtgtgtgtgtgtgtgtgtgtgtgtgtgtgtgtgtgtgtgtgtgtgtgtgtgtgtgtgtgtgtgtgtgtgtgtgtgtgtgtgtgtgtgtgtgtgtgttattgactctcctgtgtgtgtgtgttgtttccagTAAAGTACGAGAGGATCAAGTTCCTGGTGATCGCTCAGAAGAACGCAGTGGAGATCTATGCCTGGGCCCCCAAACCCTACCACAAGTTCATGGCCTTCAAGGTAACTCACACACCGGGTCGAGATGTGATGTTGTAGTTAGGTAGACATCTTGGAAGTACAGGGACTccttgagagaaaatgttgcaccGTTGTCCTAGACAACACTATGGGGTTTGTCACGTTGTTTGATACTGGTTACTCTGGGGTCAATAGTAACACTTCTCCCCCCCCCCAGTCGTTCACTGACCTGCAGCACCGCCCCCAGCTGGTTGACCTGACGGTGGAGGAGGGGCAGAGGTTAAAGGTCATCTACGGCTCCAGCCTGGGCTTCCATGTCATCGATGTCGACTCTGGCAACCCTTACGACATCTACGTCCCCTCACATGTaagtctgtgtgtggtgtgataTGTAGTTATGCTTCCTGACTGGCAGGGAGATAGCCAGTAGATAAccattatctctctctgtctgtctccctataGATTCAGACCCAGGTGACTCCCCATGCCATCGTGATTCTTCCTAAGACAGACGGGATGGAGatgttgttgtgttatgaagATGAGGGAGTGTACGTCAATACCTACGGACGCATCACTAAAGACGTCGTGCTGCAGTGGGGAGAGATGCCTACTTctgttggtgagtgtggtgggtgtgtgtgtgtgtgtgtgtgtgtgtgagctcagCTTTGTTTTAGGCCTGTGGGAACTTGTTTAGGTTTGTGTAAAGTTTAATCAGATTCAATCTCAACTCTGTTGTGTTCGTTCTGTCTcatgctctctccttctctttatttctctctctctctctctctgtttctttccttctctctttctatccttaaTCCTCCAGCCTATATCCACTCTAGCCAGATCATGGGCTGGGGGGAGAAGGCCATAGAGATCAGGTCTGTGGAGACGGGACACCTGGACGGGGTCTTCATGCACAAGAGAGCCCAGAGACTCAAGTTCCTGTGTGAGAGGAACGACAAGGTAAACAACAtgtgcgcacgcgcacacacacacacacacacacacacacacacacacacacacacacatgcatattctCTATTGCCTGCAACAATCATGTCTtctaatgctgtgtgtgtgtgtgtgtatgtgtgtgtgtctaggtgttcTTTGCGTCGGTGAGGTCTGGAGGCAGCAGTCAGGTCTTCTTCATGACCCTCAACCGTAGCTCCATGATGAACTGGTGAAACTAACTCCTCCCACCATCTTCCCATTGGCCTGCTCAGCTGTCCATCACAGGCCAAAGCTAATTTCATAAGCCAATTAAAACAATGGACCAAGAGAATCAAATCGCACCCTGAATCAAACAAGTGGATTGAAAAATAGGAGAGTCCAACACTGAATCGAactgagagaaacaaacactgaaTGAATCGAACGCTGAGagaatcaaatatcaaatcagtgTGAAAGAATTGAATTGTAAATGAATCAAGCTCTGAGAGAATCAAACTTAAAGACATTGAAACACTGAGAGACTACAACACTGTAACAGACTTAAAGGACTATAAAGAATGAAATAATAAGAAGATACATGACTATTAAGACGAGGAGTCTGAAGGTAGAGGAGTGTTTGGATCAACGGGGGCGCTGGTTTTCCGGTTTTCCAAGATCTCGACTACCATCTGTGGAGACGAACCGGTACTTCCGGATCctaatctttctttctctcctccactTCACCTTTCACTTCCCCTCTTTCTCCGCCACTCCACCCCTCT
The Salmo salar chromosome ssa16, Ssal_v3.1, whole genome shotgun sequence DNA segment above includes these coding regions:
- the LOC106595512 gene encoding TRAF2 and NCK-interacting protein kinase isoform X5, encoding MATDSPARSLDEIDLSALRDPAGIFELVELVGNGTYGQVYKGRHVKTGQLAAIKVMDVTGDEEEEIKGEINMLKKYSHHRNIATYYGAFVKKNPPGIDDQLWLVMEFCGAGSITDLIKNTKGNSLKEEWTAYVCREILRGLTHLHQHKVIHRDIKGQNVLLTENAEVKLVDFGVSAQLDRTVGKRNTFIGTPYWMAPEVIACDENPEATYDFKSDLWSLGITAIEMAEGAPPLCDMHPMRALFLIPRNPAPRLKSKKWSKKFQSFIESCLVKSHGQRPSTEQLLKHPFIRELPNERQIRIQLKDHIDRTKKKRGERDETEYEYSGSEEEEEERDVGEPSSIINIPGESTLRRDFLRLQLANKERSEALRRQQLEQQQNEEHKRLLLAERQKRIEEQKEQRRRLEEQQRRERELRKQQEREQRRRYEEMEQLRRDEERRHAEREQEYIRRQLEEEQRQLEILQQQLLQEQALLLEYKRKQIEEQRQAERLQRQLQQERAYLVSLQQQQQQQQQNQDGRPGEKKPLYHYKDSASPTDKPAWAKEVLKQQTHPQSHSPRPFLRQSHSFNQPSYSIPSHANLPRRAPSNPTPPPHIRISLETRDLVDPVVKQEIKQQVREMRAQKAGQRVLRQKERIRNTRANHQGVVQHNNRGPIGPSPAGQKAGQQDQGRSPRPKHQGPQHNPNQGPQHNGKGQQAGFNRGPSPNPNQSRKESPISNPQAPNQEALNGPVWAPCSSPNQGHNLGVKDQVQILVEERSKLNRQSSPALQHKAVSSRVSEASLPPRSESFSTAGMQPARTPPTHRPVEPQMAHLIPVKTMTGSQSLQESTGGEAGGMRRRGEEGGGMPPRQNSDPTSDSNPAPPPRTTSREDDELPPKVPQRTTSISPALMRKNSPNGQGLIRDSNPDLRASELCLDTALQRSSHSSSSSSPSSQRDPPVQETSPPAEANQEVRIRPEEGRDSGRPSRPADLSALAKELRELRVEESSRPPVKVTDYSSSSEERSESSDEDGETGQDGTVAVMPQQGEAYGGLTEEPLAGSFNTTQDSTLIMTEAEERRRAPGHGESNGFHSNHHGSGNQGNLPDLVQQSSSSSPSTLDALKEQFGSKASFSPFGDPRSYQTSPTEDEEESSAGLFTSELLHQEQARLAEARKISVVNVNPTNIRPHSDTPEIRKYKKRFNSEILCAALWGVNLLVGTENGLMLLDRSGQGKVYNLITRRRFLQMDVLEGLNVLVTISGKKNKLRVYYLSWLRNRILHNDPEVEKKQGWVTVGELEGCVHYKVVKYERIKFLVIAQKNAVEIYAWAPKPYHKFMAFKSFTDLQHRPQLVDLTVEEGQRLKVIYGSSLGFHVIDVDSGNPYDIYVPSHIQTQVTPHAIVILPKTDGMEMLLCYEDEGVYVNTYGRITKDVVLQWGEMPTSVAYIHSSQIMGWGEKAIEIRSVETGHLDGVFMHKRAQRLKFLCERNDKVFFASVRSGGSSQVFFMTLNRSSMMNW